One window from the genome of Acinetobacter sp. LoGeW2-3 encodes:
- the rfbB gene encoding dTDP-glucose 4,6-dehydratase, which yields MKFLITGGAGFIGSAVIRHIINHTDDEVLNIDKLTYAGNLESLVEVEKNTRYSFHQIDICDEVAVAQIVKDFQPDIVMHLAAESHVDRSIDGPAEFIKTNIVGTYTLLEVLRKYWLTLGGDKKAKFRFHHISTDEVYGDLEGTTELFTETTSYAPSSPYSASKASSDHLVRVWYRTYGFPTIVTNCSNNYGPYHFPEKLIPLMILNALDGKPLPVYGNGQQIRDWLFVEDHARALYQVACQAAVGETYNIGGHNEKQNIEVVRTICALLDELKPRDDKQSYTSLICYVTDRPGHDVRYAIDASKIARDLNWKPLETFETGLRKTVEWYLNNLEWCRRVQDGSYQRERLGVN from the coding sequence ATGAAGTTTTTAATTACTGGTGGAGCAGGTTTTATTGGATCTGCGGTTATTCGTCATATTATTAACCATACAGACGATGAAGTATTGAATATTGATAAATTAACCTATGCGGGTAATTTAGAGTCTCTAGTTGAAGTTGAAAAAAATACTCGTTATTCATTTCACCAAATTGATATTTGTGATGAAGTTGCAGTAGCACAAATTGTTAAAGATTTTCAGCCTGATATTGTCATGCATTTGGCAGCAGAATCCCATGTAGATCGTTCTATTGATGGACCCGCAGAGTTTATTAAAACAAACATAGTAGGTACATATACGCTTTTAGAGGTTTTAAGAAAATATTGGCTGACATTAGGTGGTGATAAAAAAGCCAAATTTCGTTTTCACCATATTTCAACGGATGAGGTATATGGTGATTTAGAGGGAACAACAGAGTTATTTACCGAAACAACTTCTTATGCCCCTAGCTCACCGTATTCTGCGAGTAAGGCAAGTTCGGATCATTTGGTTCGCGTATGGTATCGAACTTATGGTTTTCCTACTATCGTTACTAATTGCTCAAATAATTATGGACCATATCATTTTCCAGAGAAGCTGATTCCACTCATGATATTAAATGCTTTGGATGGAAAACCACTTCCTGTGTATGGAAATGGCCAGCAAATCAGAGATTGGTTATTTGTTGAAGATCATGCGCGAGCTCTTTATCAAGTTGCTTGTCAGGCAGCGGTAGGGGAAACCTATAATATTGGCGGACACAACGAGAAGCAAAATATAGAAGTTGTACGAACAATTTGTGCGTTGTTGGATGAACTAAAGCCTCGTGACGATAAGCAATCCTATACAAGTTTGATTTGCTATGTAACAGATCGTCCTGGACATGATGTACGTTATGCAATTGATGCTTCAAAAATTGCTAGAGACCTTAACTGGAAGCCGTTAGAAACTTTTGAAACAGGCTTACGTAAGACAGTTGAATGGTATTTAAATAATTTAGAATGGTGTCGTCGAGTTCAAGATGGCAGTTACCAGCGTGAAAGATTAGGTGTGAATTAA
- a CDS encoding glycosyltransferase family 4 protein: MNTLKIIHTVYGDASGGRWQAMLNTFDALASKGHEGILVFGDENRKLKSEHYPKFLLNSSGFYDLFAAVKLALWLRSYRPDVVIAHSGRAVYLFKNAIFLARIKCSVIAMNHSHNVKRTIRADGFIHITPYVAQCVAEAAEKKGVDLTKKNQAIISNLIHLPDEQPFFSNTLGQPVILGIMTRLVEYKGTHLAIAAVEQLKQKGYQVKLLIAGEGEQKESLIQQVKDLKLENEVKFLGWVGGKDKIKFYKEIDIALVPTMNDTQPLAILDAFAWGKPVVASDHISVQQIIRDNENGIMAKCGDVQDLSEKLANLIMDPIKRSNLVVSAYRDVLDHYEFNKVVDKLDSFICSLF; this comes from the coding sequence TTGAACACGTTAAAAATCATTCACACTGTATATGGTGATGCTTCGGGTGGGCGTTGGCAAGCTATGCTGAATACTTTCGATGCACTCGCGAGTAAGGGGCATGAAGGTATCCTAGTATTTGGCGATGAAAATAGAAAACTGAAATCTGAACATTATCCGAAATTTCTTCTGAATAGTTCTGGTTTTTATGATTTATTCGCTGCAGTGAAATTGGCTTTATGGTTGCGTAGCTATCGTCCTGATGTGGTGATTGCTCATAGTGGACGTGCAGTTTATTTATTTAAAAATGCAATATTTCTTGCACGAATAAAATGCTCTGTTATTGCAATGAACCATAGCCATAATGTTAAAAGAACGATAAGAGCAGATGGATTTATTCATATTACGCCTTATGTTGCGCAATGTGTTGCAGAAGCAGCAGAAAAGAAAGGTGTAGATTTAACTAAAAAAAACCAAGCTATTATCTCCAATTTAATTCATTTACCCGATGAACAACCATTTTTTAGTAATACATTAGGACAGCCTGTAATCTTAGGTATTATGACTCGTTTGGTCGAATATAAAGGTACACATTTAGCAATTGCTGCTGTAGAGCAACTGAAGCAAAAAGGATATCAGGTTAAATTATTAATTGCTGGGGAAGGAGAGCAAAAGGAATCACTGATCCAGCAAGTGAAAGATTTAAAATTAGAAAATGAAGTCAAGTTTCTAGGGTGGGTTGGTGGTAAAGATAAAATAAAGTTTTATAAAGAGATTGATATTGCCTTGGTTCCTACCATGAATGATACTCAGCCTTTAGCTATATTAGATGCTTTTGCCTGGGGAAAACCAGTGGTTGCTAGTGACCACATTAGTGTGCAGCAAATCATTAGGGATAATGAAAATGGAATAATGGCTAAATGTGGTGATGTTCAAGATTTATCTGAAAAATTAGCTAACCTCATTATGGACCCTATCAAAAGATCGAATCTTGTTGTTTCTGCATATCGAGATGTATTGGATCATTATGAGTTCAATAAAGTAGTGGATAAGTTGGATAGCTTTATTTGTTCTCTTTTTTAA
- a CDS encoding ELM1/GtrOC1 family putative glycosyltransferase, which translates to MMKSKPSLAVLLIHDQRAGHLNPSLGVYDCLETAYATTLNKAETPDIKKWQISLLKKLSWYPYLFDLCSRIVFKDLPPKQNIDCIICSGMPNLLYGLAISRKLKVPIFYAGDLRKVNGQLVNCTITAIEQTTDSDQVVLTTPPVKKDFFTLQEDQLDQTTALLVLGGPTDEHPFSSEDFEKMIEKFIAFCAQNQLKGLITNSRRTPNLEDYFQKTPIPSNIQLHLVQTENALSLVQLIKQSSYIFVTEDSTSMLAETIQSGRLVSSIYSSKSILETLNRKYLQYNLIQRQNLTENFKRPELKNTQDLDLIGPIVQAFKRNLGY; encoded by the coding sequence ATGATGAAAAGCAAACCTAGCCTTGCAGTTCTCCTGATTCATGACCAACGTGCTGGACATTTAAATCCCAGTCTTGGCGTATATGACTGCCTAGAAACAGCTTATGCAACAACTTTAAATAAAGCTGAAACTCCTGATATAAAAAAATGGCAGATCAGCCTGTTAAAAAAACTGAGTTGGTATCCTTATTTATTCGATCTTTGCTCACGTATTGTTTTTAAAGATTTGCCACCCAAACAAAATATTGACTGTATTATTTGTTCAGGCATGCCAAATTTGCTCTATGGCCTTGCGATAAGCCGGAAATTAAAAGTTCCAATATTTTATGCAGGCGATTTGCGTAAGGTAAATGGACAGTTGGTCAACTGTACTATTACAGCAATAGAACAAACGACTGACTCTGACCAAGTAGTGTTAACCACTCCCCCAGTAAAAAAAGACTTTTTTACCTTACAGGAAGATCAGCTTGATCAAACTACGGCTTTATTAGTTTTAGGTGGTCCGACAGATGAGCATCCTTTTTCATCTGAAGATTTTGAAAAAATGATTGAAAAATTTATTGCCTTTTGTGCTCAAAATCAGTTGAAAGGATTAATTACCAATTCTCGCCGCACACCTAATTTAGAAGACTATTTTCAAAAGACCCCTATTCCTTCAAATATTCAATTACATTTAGTTCAAACTGAAAATGCTTTATCTTTAGTCCAGCTTATTAAACAATCCAGCTATATTTTTGTTACGGAAGATAGTACTTCCATGCTGGCAGAAACAATTCAAAGTGGCCGTCTGGTTAGCTCAATTTATAGTTCCAAATCTATTTTGGAGACTTTGAATCGTAAATATCTACAATATAATCTAATTCAGAGACAAAATTTGACAGAGAATTTTAAGCGTCCTGAGTTAAAAAATACCCAAGACTTAGATTTAATTGGACCGATTGTTCAAGCATTTAAACGTAATTTAGGATATTAA
- a CDS encoding glycosyltransferase, giving the protein MISVILTHYNKGLLLNRTIDSLQPEDKNLHEIIVVDDCSTDPEWTINSQYLLEHYPKVKIIQNTDNQGPAVRLNQGALAATSDYLFFMDSDDILAPNRLNMFLDEMQKHQADLCYAEKVKIHDSDEIQKHTIGIWESSTTPLNYVLKNNIMQMCVMCTRELFLKSKGCNENIFIQDESLALSLAKHSEKIIASNLHSVFVLLDANETKSVRGENRLSRHLEQQHHDMFFTIDDFIHDYPNINEQDKKLLTKKALSTYWKSIRHRPEKKFSDLLIYLAAHISPIGTWNKHHQKLTTYFNQLDHVRKINKRA; this is encoded by the coding sequence ATGATCTCAGTCATTCTCACCCATTACAACAAAGGTTTATTGCTTAATAGAACGATTGATTCATTACAACCTGAAGATAAAAATTTACATGAAATTATTGTGGTGGATGATTGTTCTACAGATCCAGAATGGACTATTAATTCCCAATATCTACTAGAGCATTATCCTAAAGTTAAAATCATTCAAAATACAGATAATCAAGGCCCTGCTGTTCGACTGAATCAAGGCGCATTGGCTGCAACCAGTGATTATCTCTTTTTTATGGATTCTGATGATATTCTAGCCCCTAATCGCTTAAATATGTTTTTAGATGAAATGCAAAAACATCAGGCAGACTTATGCTATGCAGAAAAAGTAAAGATTCACGATTCAGATGAAATTCAAAAACACACTATTGGAATCTGGGAGTCTAGTACTACTCCTTTAAACTATGTGCTTAAAAATAATATTATGCAAATGTGCGTGATGTGTACGCGAGAATTATTTTTAAAATCAAAAGGCTGTAATGAAAATATATTTATTCAAGATGAATCACTGGCCTTAAGTTTAGCCAAACATTCTGAAAAAATTATTGCTAGTAATTTACATAGTGTTTTTGTTCTTTTAGATGCAAACGAAACCAAGTCAGTTCGTGGTGAAAATCGCTTATCACGTCATTTAGAGCAACAGCACCATGATATGTTCTTTACTATTGATGACTTTATTCATGATTACCCCAATATAAATGAACAGGATAAAAAATTATTAACTAAAAAAGCACTTTCAACCTATTGGAAAAGTATTCGACATCGACCTGAGAAAAAATTCTCTGATTTATTAATTTATTTAGCTGCACACATTAGTCCTATAGGCACTTGGAACAAGCATCATCAAAAGCTTACTACTTATTTTAACCAACTTGATCATGTACGTAAGATTAATAAACGAGCGTGA
- a CDS encoding polysaccharide deacetylase family protein: MVFSLKYAWWKPAVDWKRPRVLMYHMVREHIDGAKFNKLRVKPAEFDKQVAWMKAQGFHFVTMQELQDNWGNHPEKTVAITFDDGYLDNLENAFPILEKYQAKATIYVVVDRHDRDWSTYKKAHHNSGELAHEPKLNDIQVKQLSNSGLIEIGSHTMTHANLSKLDDVASLKELTESKHQIEALIAKPVTSFAYPFGIYSQRDVELAKQAGYSNAVTTKEGIDSISPDFMQLQRIKISGKDSLFAVKLRLKLGKRA; this comes from the coding sequence ATGGTCTTCAGTTTAAAATATGCATGGTGGAAACCAGCAGTAGACTGGAAAAGACCACGTGTCTTGATGTATCACATGGTACGTGAACATATTGATGGAGCCAAGTTTAATAAATTACGGGTAAAGCCAGCTGAGTTTGATAAGCAAGTTGCATGGATGAAAGCGCAGGGTTTTCATTTTGTGACTATGCAGGAACTGCAGGACAATTGGGGGAATCACCCAGAAAAAACGGTTGCGATTACCTTTGATGATGGATATTTAGATAATTTAGAAAACGCTTTTCCAATTTTAGAAAAATATCAGGCTAAAGCTACTATTTATGTCGTGGTGGATCGTCATGACCGTGATTGGTCAACCTATAAAAAAGCCCATCACAATAGTGGTGAATTAGCACATGAGCCAAAGCTAAATGATATACAAGTGAAACAATTGTCTAATTCAGGCTTGATTGAAATTGGTTCACATACTATGACCCATGCAAATTTGTCCAAATTGGATGATGTAGCATCTCTGAAGGAATTAACGGAATCTAAACATCAGATTGAAGCTCTAATTGCCAAGCCTGTGACAAGTTTTGCCTATCCATTCGGGATTTATTCACAGCGTGATGTAGAGCTGGCGAAACAGGCGGGTTATAGCAATGCTGTGACCACAAAAGAAGGTATAGACAGTATTTCGCCAGACTTTATGCAGCTGCAGCGTATCAAGATTAGTGGGAAAGACTCGCTGTTTGCGGTGAAGCTGCGCTTGAAGTTGGGTAAACGAGCGTAA
- a CDS encoding mitochondrial fission ELM1 family protein, with protein MHIVYVSDGKAGHRSQALGLYKAMQRQSETGVTFEEASIENLPIFSLIFSLGKSQYAALQHAPDYIFGVGSHTQLRVLLLGKVFSEAKTVILMKPNFPFSWFDHVVIPEHDGVPEKDNVILTQGALNPIVNERRHQEKRILIALGGSSKRHQWNDEKVLAVIEQIIENNFECELVLTTSRRTPKAFLSVLKAKSYGKKLQIFPVEQTPRGWIFEEMQKAEAVWVTEDSVSMIYEALTAGCKVGVIEIDRLKEDRITQSVNKLGELKLISSSSQLNKLVATIAFKEAERVATYLLAP; from the coding sequence ATGCATATTGTTTATGTCAGTGATGGAAAAGCAGGGCATCGCTCGCAGGCATTGGGCTTGTATAAAGCCATGCAAAGACAGTCCGAAACTGGTGTGACCTTTGAAGAAGCCTCGATTGAAAACTTGCCTATTTTCTCTTTGATTTTTTCATTGGGTAAAAGTCAGTATGCAGCACTTCAACATGCCCCTGATTATATTTTTGGCGTAGGTAGTCATACCCAATTACGGGTTTTGCTGCTGGGGAAGGTATTTTCTGAGGCTAAAACAGTAATTTTGATGAAGCCAAACTTTCCATTTTCCTGGTTTGATCATGTGGTGATTCCAGAACATGATGGCGTACCTGAAAAGGATAATGTGATTTTGACTCAAGGTGCGCTCAATCCAATTGTAAATGAAAGGCGACATCAGGAAAAAAGGATACTGATTGCTTTAGGTGGTTCGTCTAAACGTCATCAATGGAATGATGAAAAAGTGCTGGCTGTAATTGAACAAATTATAGAAAATAACTTTGAATGTGAGTTGGTTCTGACCACATCGCGTCGTACTCCTAAAGCGTTTTTAAGTGTTTTAAAAGCAAAGTCTTATGGTAAAAAATTACAGATATTTCCGGTAGAGCAGACGCCTCGAGGCTGGATCTTTGAAGAGATGCAGAAAGCAGAAGCGGTGTGGGTGACTGAAGACAGTGTTTCAATGATTTATGAGGCACTAACTGCAGGCTGTAAAGTCGGAGTGATAGAGATTGATCGTTTGAAGGAAGATAGGATTACGCAGTCAGTAAATAAATTAGGCGAATTGAAGCTTATTTCCAGTTCCAGTCAGCTTAATAAATTAGTCGCTACGATTGCTTTTAAAGAGGCAGAGCGTGTGGCAACATATCTACTTGCTCCATAA
- a CDS encoding branched-chain amino acid transaminase: protein MNLADRDGFIWQDGQLVDWREAKTHVLTHTLHYSMGVFEGVRAYETPNGTAIFRLKEHTKRLLNSAKIYQMKVPFDHAALEQAQIDVVRENKLASCYLRPIIFIGSEKLGIAATDNTIHAVVAAWSWGAYLGDEAMAKGIRVKTSSFTHHHPNVTMCKAKASGNYTLSILAHQEVAHAGYDEAMLLDPQGYVCQGSGENVFLVRDGVIHTPDIAGGALDGITRQTIITLAKDLGFEVVERRITRDEFYIADEAFFTGTAAEVTPIREYDDRQIGEGKRGPITEQIQTAFFNAVQGKDPKYAHWLTYVK, encoded by the coding sequence ATGAATTTGGCTGATCGTGATGGTTTCATTTGGCAAGATGGACAACTAGTAGACTGGCGTGAGGCGAAAACTCACGTATTAACACATACCTTGCACTACAGCATGGGCGTGTTCGAAGGTGTTCGTGCTTATGAAACTCCGAATGGAACGGCTATTTTCCGTCTGAAAGAACACACTAAACGTTTACTTAATTCTGCAAAAATTTATCAAATGAAAGTTCCATTTGATCATGCAGCATTAGAACAAGCTCAAATTGATGTCGTTCGTGAAAACAAATTAGCATCTTGCTATTTACGTCCAATTATCTTTATTGGTTCTGAAAAACTAGGTATTGCTGCAACTGACAATACTATTCATGCAGTCGTTGCTGCGTGGAGCTGGGGTGCTTACCTAGGTGATGAAGCGATGGCGAAGGGTATTCGCGTAAAAACTTCATCATTTACGCATCACCATCCAAACGTGACCATGTGTAAAGCAAAAGCATCTGGTAACTACACACTGTCTATTCTTGCACACCAAGAAGTAGCACATGCGGGTTATGACGAAGCAATGCTGCTTGATCCACAAGGCTATGTATGCCAAGGTTCTGGTGAAAACGTATTCCTGGTACGTGATGGTGTGATTCATACCCCTGATATCGCTGGTGGTGCACTGGACGGTATTACTCGTCAAACCATTATTACTCTTGCTAAAGATCTTGGTTTTGAAGTGGTTGAACGCCGTATCACCCGTGATGAATTCTATATCGCTGATGAAGCATTCTTCACCGGTACTGCTGCTGAAGTAACGCCTATCCGAGAATATGATGATCGTCAAATCGGTGAAGGTAAACGTGGTCCAATTACTGAGCAAATCCAAACAGCATTCTTTAATGCGGTTCAGGGTAAAGACCCTAAATATGCGCACTGGTTAACTTACGTAAAATAA
- the glnE gene encoding bifunctional [glutamate--ammonia ligase]-adenylyl-L-tyrosine phosphorylase/[glutamate--ammonia-ligase] adenylyltransferase, whose product MNEVQLQKTLRASQYAEQVLSRHAALLQQDYAIDHFQDALSTEQIKQSVTDILANISDETAWMSALRTLRARLMFRWIWQDANQQTDVITLTRELSDFADATICAAKDFARIPLVAKYGQPIGYNGKVQELIVIAMGKLGAQELNLSSDIDLIFAFDEQGETDGRKCIDVQQFCILWGQKLIYLLDHITSDGFVFRVDMRLRPWGDGSPLAISHIALEKYLSQHGREWERYAWIKARIVNPTPEGDELLEMTRPFVFRRYVDYSAFAAMREMKAMIQREVQRRNIEDDIKLGAGGIREVEFIVQVYQLIYGGSKLELQDRQCLVSLKHLVAAELLDEQAVADLEDAYLFLRRVEHAIQALNDQQTQSLPTEDDPRQRIADTLGFADWSAFMQVLDQKRAKVIYQFEHLIKENGPETQLSSFTQLEQQLNAVLDANARNLVHEFWNSNTLKKLPAKALQRLKTFWPYLIEAILQSDQPQTALVRLMPLVESVMRRTVYLVMLIESKGALQRLVKMATVSPWICEELTHYPVLLDEFLSMDFELPKRKDLEDSLRQQLLRIELDQVEDQMRVLRLFKKSNVLAVAASDVLAESPLMKVSDALTDIAEVSVNAALHLAYQMVAKKHGFPLDAEGQRCSVDHTAFAVIGYGKVGGIELGYGSDLDLVFIHYMNEQADTDGPKSISGFEFAMRVAQKLMSLMTTQTLDGRVYEIDTRLRPSGEAGLLVTSLKAFEQYQFKSAWLWEHQALVRARPIAGEVSLRKKFEILRCDILTQKRDIGHVREEVLKMRQKMKDHLGSSKEQKKDGIFHLKQDAGGIVDIEFMAQYAVLAWSGTNKDLAHYSDNVRILEDAAKSGCLSSDDATALIQAYLRERAESHRLALANQSMQVSASDWHDTRKTVCKLWQRLIDPSAVFALDSE is encoded by the coding sequence ATGAACGAAGTACAATTGCAGAAGACTTTAAGGGCAAGCCAATATGCCGAGCAGGTATTGTCCAGACACGCTGCCTTGCTGCAGCAGGATTATGCAATTGATCATTTTCAGGATGCTCTAAGTACTGAACAAATCAAACAATCTGTTACAGATATCCTTGCCAATATTAGTGATGAAACAGCATGGATGAGTGCATTACGGACACTACGTGCTCGCCTGATGTTTCGCTGGATCTGGCAGGATGCCAATCAACAAACTGATGTTATTACCCTGACGCGAGAACTTTCCGATTTTGCTGATGCTACGATTTGTGCAGCCAAAGATTTTGCCCGTATTCCTTTAGTTGCTAAATATGGCCAACCGATTGGCTATAACGGTAAGGTGCAAGAACTGATCGTGATTGCTATGGGCAAACTTGGTGCTCAGGAACTCAATCTTTCTAGTGATATTGACTTGATTTTTGCCTTTGATGAACAGGGTGAAACAGATGGACGCAAATGTATCGATGTACAGCAATTCTGCATCCTGTGGGGGCAGAAGCTGATCTATCTGCTGGATCATATTACCTCGGATGGTTTTGTCTTCCGTGTCGATATGCGTTTGCGTCCGTGGGGTGATGGTTCACCTCTAGCCATCAGCCATATCGCGTTGGAAAAATATCTCAGTCAGCATGGGCGTGAATGGGAACGCTATGCCTGGATCAAGGCACGGATTGTCAATCCAACCCCTGAAGGTGATGAACTCCTTGAAATGACACGTCCTTTCGTGTTCCGTCGCTATGTGGATTACAGTGCTTTCGCCGCGATGCGTGAAATGAAAGCGATGATCCAGCGTGAAGTACAGCGCCGCAATATCGAAGATGATATCAAGCTTGGTGCTGGCGGAATTCGTGAAGTCGAGTTTATTGTGCAGGTGTATCAGCTGATCTATGGCGGCTCCAAGCTAGAACTGCAAGATCGCCAATGTTTGGTAAGCCTTAAGCATCTGGTTGCAGCTGAACTACTGGATGAGCAGGCAGTAGCAGACCTTGAAGATGCCTATCTATTCCTGCGCCGGGTTGAACATGCGATTCAGGCCTTAAATGACCAGCAGACCCAGTCACTCCCTACCGAAGATGATCCACGTCAACGCATCGCTGACACTTTAGGTTTTGCCGACTGGTCAGCCTTTATGCAAGTACTGGATCAGAAGCGGGCTAAAGTCATTTACCAGTTTGAACATCTGATCAAAGAAAATGGACCAGAAACCCAGCTCTCTAGCTTTACTCAACTGGAACAACAGTTAAATGCGGTATTGGATGCCAATGCACGAAATCTGGTGCATGAGTTCTGGAACAGCAATACCCTAAAAAAACTACCTGCCAAAGCCTTACAGCGTTTAAAAACCTTCTGGCCTTATCTGATCGAAGCAATTCTGCAATCTGATCAGCCGCAAACTGCCTTGGTACGCCTAATGCCATTGGTTGAGTCGGTGATGCGCCGTACCGTGTATCTGGTGATGCTGATTGAAAGCAAAGGAGCATTACAACGTCTGGTCAAGATGGCAACCGTGAGCCCTTGGATCTGTGAAGAATTAACCCATTATCCGGTGCTATTGGATGAATTTCTGTCGATGGACTTTGAGCTGCCAAAGCGCAAAGATCTGGAAGATTCACTGCGTCAGCAATTACTGCGTATTGAGCTGGATCAGGTTGAAGACCAGATGCGGGTATTACGTCTGTTCAAAAAATCCAATGTACTTGCTGTCGCTGCTAGTGATGTTCTAGCAGAAAGTCCATTAATGAAAGTATCAGATGCCTTGACCGATATTGCCGAAGTGTCAGTAAATGCGGCGCTGCATCTAGCTTATCAAATGGTGGCAAAAAAACATGGATTCCCACTCGATGCAGAAGGGCAGCGCTGTTCGGTAGATCATACTGCTTTTGCCGTGATTGGTTATGGCAAAGTGGGCGGAATTGAACTGGGGTATGGTTCAGACTTGGACTTAGTGTTTATTCACTATATGAATGAACAGGCTGATACTGACGGTCCAAAATCAATTAGTGGTTTTGAATTTGCCATGCGTGTAGCGCAGAAGCTCATGTCACTCATGACCACGCAAACACTGGATGGACGGGTTTATGAGATCGATACTCGACTGCGTCCTTCAGGCGAGGCAGGTCTGTTAGTCACCAGCCTAAAAGCCTTTGAACAATATCAGTTTAAGAGTGCCTGGCTGTGGGAACATCAGGCTTTGGTGCGTGCCCGTCCAATTGCGGGTGAGGTGAGTCTACGTAAAAAGTTTGAGATATTGCGCTGTGATATTTTGACCCAAAAACGGGATATTGGTCATGTGCGTGAAGAAGTGCTAAAAATGCGCCAGAAAATGAAAGATCATCTTGGTTCTTCCAAAGAGCAAAAAAAAGATGGGATTTTTCATTTAAAACAAGATGCAGGTGGTATCGTAGATATCGAATTTATGGCACAGTATGCGGTGTTAGCTTGGAGTGGGACGAATAAAGATCTCGCCCATTACTCCGACAATGTAAGAATCCTTGAGGATGCCGCAAAATCAGGTTGCTTATCCAGCGACGATGCGACTGCTCTGATTCAAGCTTATCTCCGTGAACGCGCCGAGAGCCACCGCTTAGCCCTTGCAAATCAATCCATGCAAGTGTCTGCAAGCGACTGGCACGATACCCGAAAGACCGTTTGCAAGTTATGGCAAAGACTGATTGATCCAAGTGCAGTATTTGCACTGGATAGTGAATAA
- a CDS encoding sensor histidine kinase, translating into MKLNLLEIGQNTEQLSSCRLSLILGVNTSNNLINTFSKVARRLLRTEKCLLGFHKEPYIWYSTASDFWGFETPPELNLLTYLKNDDYLDHTHPAYSEMSEYIRNLGVEHKRMISFNLKASDTHSIGHVVFFDQKEDGFDPEDIRLVQEFGEGLVGLIRLHEDYNELKEMYEQQCAMNFSKTKFFQIIAHDLRAPFHGLLGFSEVLAEERQTLDESSIQNIADYLCENAKSTYNLLESLLTWAMAEGGRFVYHPINFELKQSSKIVCDVLKSLALKKKIELIDHIPEGVKVSADINMITSVLQNLVSNALKFTPNDQQGQVILTAEAEDELVRISVQDTGLGMTEEQMQNLFKPNLTVSLKGTDNEKGAGLGLVLCKRFVDLNHGQIYVDSKEGQGTTFTVLLPKATNEHQALALAEPAGALKEKN; encoded by the coding sequence ATGAAGCTTAACCTTCTAGAGATAGGTCAAAATACTGAACAGCTTAGCTCATGCCGCCTGTCTCTTATTTTAGGTGTAAATACGTCCAACAACCTAATTAATACATTCTCTAAAGTCGCTCGTCGATTACTCAGGACTGAAAAGTGTTTGCTGGGTTTTCATAAAGAACCTTATATCTGGTATTCCACTGCTTCAGATTTCTGGGGTTTTGAAACACCGCCAGAATTAAACTTGCTCACTTACCTGAAAAATGATGATTATCTAGATCATACACATCCTGCCTATAGCGAGATGTCAGAATACATCCGTAATCTTGGTGTAGAGCATAAACGCATGATCTCCTTTAATCTCAAAGCCAGCGACACGCATTCGATTGGTCATGTGGTGTTTTTTGACCAGAAAGAAGATGGCTTTGATCCAGAAGATATCCGATTGGTGCAGGAGTTTGGTGAAGGTCTGGTCGGACTGATCCGCTTGCACGAAGACTATAATGAACTGAAAGAAATGTATGAGCAGCAATGTGCCATGAACTTCAGTAAGACCAAGTTCTTCCAGATCATTGCCCATGATCTGCGTGCGCCTTTCCATGGTCTGCTTGGATTCTCGGAAGTATTGGCAGAAGAACGGCAAACACTGGATGAATCGAGTATCCAGAATATTGCCGACTATCTCTGTGAAAATGCCAAATCAACCTATAACCTGCTGGAAAGTCTGCTGACTTGGGCAATGGCCGAAGGTGGACGCTTCGTTTACCATCCGATCAACTTTGAGCTAAAACAGTCGAGCAAAATTGTCTGTGACGTACTCAAAAGCCTAGCATTGAAGAAAAAAATTGAGCTGATTGATCATATTCCTGAAGGAGTGAAAGTTAGTGCCGATATCAACATGATTACTTCAGTGCTACAAAACCTGGTCTCCAATGCCCTGAAATTCACTCCGAATGATCAGCAAGGTCAGGTCATTCTGACGGCTGAAGCTGAAGATGAACTGGTTAGAATCAGCGTGCAGGATACCGGTCTGGGTATGACCGAAGAACAGATGCAAAATCTGTTTAAACCAAATCTTACCGTGAGTTTAAAAGGTACAGATAATGAAAAAGGCGCGGGTCTTGGCCTGGTATTATGTAAACGCTTTGTCGACCTGAACCATGGTCAAATTTATGTGGATTCCAAAGAAGGTCAAGGGACAACATTCACCGTACTATTGCCTAAAGCCACCAATGAACATCAGGCGTTAGCGCTTGCAGAACCAGCAGGTGCATTAAAAGAAAAAAATTAA